From a region of the Sparus aurata unplaced genomic scaffold, fSpaAur1.1, whole genome shotgun sequence genome:
- the LOC115577999 gene encoding uncharacterized protein LOC115577999 isoform X2, with the protein MVRLAELHLLNNQNSFISPMDQSALQDVLTTKMENPYCQHPPLKLAVLQLTNSPCVITWDFSQSTVQVGARKVNKVAVVTDGQTLAKFTVFEQFANKMRAGNTYIVRGYGLTKSEPPYIICVDAKTMVFRTSDMRVPDELKRESEVLANPPSPLIPADEWETRQGLRSIEGQVVEASTVRKVKVGRDFVPMKKVKVQKGTKSISVCPWREAALHQLTIGERVTLTHLVGGKVSTLHSTGNTSFVTPDTVEKRSKIVGVMEEADGNRFLQVLLNDNTVLNIHKELWGPFDHQLKSGPIIAILKTG; encoded by the exons ATGGTCCGA CTTGCAGAACTTCATCTTCTGAACAACCAgaattcattcatttctccAATGGACCA atCGGCTCTTCAAGACGTTTTAACCACGAAAATGGAGAACCCGTATTGTCAGCACCCACCATTAAAACTCGCTGTCCTGCAACTCACCAATTCACCCTGTGTAATTACATGGGATTTCAGCCAAAGCACTGTGCAGGTAGGAGCCCGGAAAGTTAACAAAGTTGCAGTAGTGACCGATGGACAGACACTGGCTAAATTTACAGTGTTTGAGCAGTTTGCCAATAAGATGAGAGCCGGCAATACTTACATTGTCAGGGGCTACGGCCTGACAAAAAGTGAACCCCCTTATATAATATGTGTTGATGCCAAAACCATGGTTTTTCGGACCAGCGACATGCGTGTGCCAGATGAGCTGAAAAGGGAGTCAGAGGTGTTGGCCAACCCACCTTCACCCCTCATCCCTGCAGACGAGTGGGAGACCAGGCAGGGCCTGAGGTCAATTGAGGGCCAGGTTGTGGAG GCTTCAACTGTCAGGAAAGTGAAGGTGGGGAGGGACTTTGTCCCTATGAAAAAAGTGAAAGTGCAGAAG GGTACCAAGAGTATCAGTGTTTGCCCGTGGAGGGAAGCCGCTCTCCACCAACTGACAATCGGGGAAAGAGTGACTCTGACCCATCTTGTTGGTGGAAAAGTGTCAACTCTCCACTCGACGGGAAACACAAGTTTTGTG ACGCCAGACACTGTTGAAAAGCGCTCCAAAATCGTTggggtgatggaggaggcagatgGAAATCGGTTCCTCCAGGTGCTCCTGAATGACAATACAGTCCTTAATATTCACAAGGAGCTGTGGGGACCATTTGACCACCAACTCAAGAGTGGGCCAATTATAGCTATCTTGAAGACAGGGTGA
- the LOC115577999 gene encoding uncharacterized protein LOC115577999 isoform X1 codes for MDQSALQDVLTTKMENPYCQHPPLKLAVLQLTNSPCVITWDFSQSTVQVGARKVNKVAVVTDGQTLAKFTVFEQFANKMRAGNTYIVRGYGLTKSEPPYIICVDAKTMVFRTSDMRVPDELKRESEVLANPPSPLIPADEWETRQGLRSIEGQVVEASTVRKVKVGRDFVPMKKVKVQKGTKSISVCPWREAALHQLTIGERVTLTHLVGGKVSTLHSTGNTSFVTPDTVEKRSKIVGVMEEADGNRFLQVLLNDNTVLNIHKELWGPFDHQLKSGPIIAILKTG; via the exons ATGGACCA atCGGCTCTTCAAGACGTTTTAACCACGAAAATGGAGAACCCGTATTGTCAGCACCCACCATTAAAACTCGCTGTCCTGCAACTCACCAATTCACCCTGTGTAATTACATGGGATTTCAGCCAAAGCACTGTGCAGGTAGGAGCCCGGAAAGTTAACAAAGTTGCAGTAGTGACCGATGGACAGACACTGGCTAAATTTACAGTGTTTGAGCAGTTTGCCAATAAGATGAGAGCCGGCAATACTTACATTGTCAGGGGCTACGGCCTGACAAAAAGTGAACCCCCTTATATAATATGTGTTGATGCCAAAACCATGGTTTTTCGGACCAGCGACATGCGTGTGCCAGATGAGCTGAAAAGGGAGTCAGAGGTGTTGGCCAACCCACCTTCACCCCTCATCCCTGCAGACGAGTGGGAGACCAGGCAGGGCCTGAGGTCAATTGAGGGCCAGGTTGTGGAG GCTTCAACTGTCAGGAAAGTGAAGGTGGGGAGGGACTTTGTCCCTATGAAAAAAGTGAAAGTGCAGAAG GGTACCAAGAGTATCAGTGTTTGCCCGTGGAGGGAAGCCGCTCTCCACCAACTGACAATCGGGGAAAGAGTGACTCTGACCCATCTTGTTGGTGGAAAAGTGTCAACTCTCCACTCGACGGGAAACACAAGTTTTGTG ACGCCAGACACTGTTGAAAAGCGCTCCAAAATCGTTggggtgatggaggaggcagatgGAAATCGGTTCCTCCAGGTGCTCCTGAATGACAATACAGTCCTTAATATTCACAAGGAGCTGTGGGGACCATTTGACCACCAACTCAAGAGTGGGCCAATTATAGCTATCTTGAAGACAGGGTGA
- the LOC115577999 gene encoding uncharacterized protein LOC115577999 isoform X3, which produces MIHLAELHLLNNQNSFISPMDQSALQDVLTTKMENPYCQHPPLKLAVLQLTNSPCVITWDFSQSTVQVGARKVNKVAVVTDGQTLAKFTVFEQFANKMRAGNTYIVRGYGLTKSEPPYIICVDAKTMVFRTSDMRVPDELKRESEVLANPPSPLIPADEWETRQGLRSIEGQVVEASTVRKVKVGRDFVPMKKVKVQKGTKSISVCPWREAALHQLTIGERVTLTHLVGGKVSTLHSTGNTSFVTPDTVEKRSKIVGVMEEADGNRFLQVLLNDNTVLNIHKELWGPFDHQLKSGPIIAILKTG; this is translated from the exons ATGATACAT CTTGCAGAACTTCATCTTCTGAACAACCAgaattcattcatttctccAATGGACCA atCGGCTCTTCAAGACGTTTTAACCACGAAAATGGAGAACCCGTATTGTCAGCACCCACCATTAAAACTCGCTGTCCTGCAACTCACCAATTCACCCTGTGTAATTACATGGGATTTCAGCCAAAGCACTGTGCAGGTAGGAGCCCGGAAAGTTAACAAAGTTGCAGTAGTGACCGATGGACAGACACTGGCTAAATTTACAGTGTTTGAGCAGTTTGCCAATAAGATGAGAGCCGGCAATACTTACATTGTCAGGGGCTACGGCCTGACAAAAAGTGAACCCCCTTATATAATATGTGTTGATGCCAAAACCATGGTTTTTCGGACCAGCGACATGCGTGTGCCAGATGAGCTGAAAAGGGAGTCAGAGGTGTTGGCCAACCCACCTTCACCCCTCATCCCTGCAGACGAGTGGGAGACCAGGCAGGGCCTGAGGTCAATTGAGGGCCAGGTTGTGGAG GCTTCAACTGTCAGGAAAGTGAAGGTGGGGAGGGACTTTGTCCCTATGAAAAAAGTGAAAGTGCAGAAG GGTACCAAGAGTATCAGTGTTTGCCCGTGGAGGGAAGCCGCTCTCCACCAACTGACAATCGGGGAAAGAGTGACTCTGACCCATCTTGTTGGTGGAAAAGTGTCAACTCTCCACTCGACGGGAAACACAAGTTTTGTG ACGCCAGACACTGTTGAAAAGCGCTCCAAAATCGTTggggtgatggaggaggcagatgGAAATCGGTTCCTCCAGGTGCTCCTGAATGACAATACAGTCCTTAATATTCACAAGGAGCTGTGGGGACCATTTGACCACCAACTCAAGAGTGGGCCAATTATAGCTATCTTGAAGACAGGGTGA